Proteins from a genomic interval of Pantoea deleyi:
- a CDS encoding DUF333 domain-containing protein, with product MKAAPFLLAGAALLLSACSSHSDDNEPPQQATAAHIQPRVVMSSLAESNCANAGGTLAFSHQLDGSRVGMCQLVNGRRCDEQALIGGNCAR from the coding sequence ATGAAAGCAGCCCCCTTTTTGCTGGCCGGTGCCGCGTTATTACTCTCTGCCTGCAGCAGCCATAGTGATGATAACGAGCCACCGCAACAAGCCACCGCCGCCCATATCCAGCCACGGGTGGTGATGTCTTCCCTGGCAGAAAGCAACTGTGCTAATGCAGGCGGTACCCTGGCGTTTTCGCATCAGCTGGATGGTTCGCGAGTGGGGATGTGTCAGCTGGTGAACGGTCGCCGCTGTGATGAACAGGCGCTGATTGGCGGGAACTGCGCGCGCTGA
- a CDS encoding 2-hydroxyacid dehydrogenase, translated as MKIAVYSTKHYDQKYLEQVNQQFGFELLFFDFLLTENTAKTAVGCDAVCIFVNDDGSRPVLEELAGLGVKAIALRCAGFNNVDLAAAEDLGLEVVRVPAYSPEAVAEHTIGLMMTLNRRIHRAYQRTRDANFSLDGLTGFNMYQKTAGVIGTGKIGVATMRILKGFGMRLLAFDPYPSEQALELGAEYVDLKTLFAESHVITLHCPMTPENHHLLNAEAFKQMRDGVMIINTSRGGLIDSQAAIDALKQQKIGALGMDVYENERDLFFEDKSNDVIQDDIFRRLSACHNVLFTGHQAFLTAEALTAISETTLRNLSQLDRGEACPNRVSA; from the coding sequence ATGAAGATCGCGGTTTACAGCACCAAACATTACGATCAGAAATACCTTGAGCAGGTTAATCAGCAGTTCGGCTTTGAACTGCTCTTTTTTGATTTTTTACTCACTGAGAACACGGCTAAAACCGCAGTGGGTTGCGATGCCGTCTGCATTTTTGTCAATGATGATGGCAGTCGTCCGGTGCTGGAGGAGCTGGCCGGGCTGGGCGTAAAAGCAATCGCGCTGCGCTGCGCCGGTTTCAACAATGTCGATCTGGCGGCGGCAGAGGATCTGGGGCTGGAGGTGGTGCGGGTACCCGCCTACTCGCCGGAAGCGGTAGCGGAACACACCATTGGCCTGATGATGACCCTGAACCGTCGCATCCATCGCGCCTATCAGCGCACCCGTGATGCGAACTTCTCCCTCGACGGCCTGACCGGATTCAATATGTACCAGAAAACCGCAGGCGTGATCGGCACCGGCAAGATCGGGGTGGCGACGATGCGCATTCTGAAAGGGTTTGGTATGCGGCTGCTGGCGTTTGACCCCTATCCCAGCGAGCAGGCGCTGGAACTGGGTGCCGAGTATGTCGATCTGAAGACGCTGTTTGCGGAGTCTCACGTTATCACGCTGCACTGTCCGATGACGCCGGAAAATCACCATCTGCTCAACGCCGAGGCATTTAAACAGATGCGTGACGGCGTGATGATCATTAACACCAGTCGCGGCGGCCTGATTGATTCTCAGGCGGCGATCGACGCGCTGAAGCAGCAGAAAATCGGGGCACTCGGTATGGATGTTTATGAGAATGAGCGGGATCTGTTCTTCGAAGATAAGTCGAACGACGTGATTCAGGACGACATCTTCCGCCGCCTGTCGGCCTGTCATAACGTACTGTTTACCGGCCATCAGGCGTTTTTAACCGCCGAAGCGCTGACCGCCATTTCAGAAACCACACTGCGTAACCTCAGCCAGCTCGATCGCGGCGAAGCCTGCCCGAACCGGGTCTCTGCCTGA
- a CDS encoding YdbH family protein: protein MAFMPRIFRRRLAAILALILLLLGLMLTVTQWLPRLAGIWLPAETRIALSGAPRWRDGGLWLPQIRYLAADCSLATVKAVSLGWHQSRWKLNAAELTLDSACLQKLPAGEPGAAAPKTLAEWQAMLPGADVHLGKVTVAPWQTYAGALDLTLEKDRQQLSYQGENLQLAATLTGQQLAITRLRFTHPALPEPITLRGDLTLPAFATDLPVQGDVAGQLTLAALPHPLQLTLNWQQQQGELRVAMAEQEKPLLRLPWQISRDRIQIERGEYVWPLETQPLSGFVNLTLDNWQAGLEGSQITGRINLLTRGRGGKGNVVLGVGPGNLSLTDSNLPFQITGESKLAALQLYGSVPGRLSGSLLDPQLVLQPKSLLRLKGRILSTLEVDEARWPLAGVRLSSQGIDGRLQAILTAHDASFGRFRLHLDGRATDFWPDKGEWNWRYWGGGEMLPLQARWDVKGTGGWHDTLIHLDTLSTGFNHLAYGSVNVASPRLTLTEPVNWQRDVTQPSFQGHFRLQAGETRFSYGGRLAASTLDFEAKGRDPGYFLWRGELKAGRVGPLRVNGRWDGERLRGQAWWPSQSLTVFQPLLSPDMKMQIQDGRLQAQVAFSAAPGQGFEAGGHWTVREGSVWTPDSQVNGIDFSLPFRFRADHWQFGQHGPVSLRIAEIKNQFAMQNIRADLQGNWPWSEAAPLTLQDVSLDLLGGQITLPALRMPQHEPARVSLRQISLSKLVTALKPKQFAMSGNVNGELPLWLNNPRWLVEKGWIANSGPLTFRLDKDMADAITRNNVATGAALDWLRYMEISRSWATINLDNLGDLSMEAQVQGVSRFSNRRQTVNLNYHHQENLFQLWRSLRFGDNLQSWLEQHATLPSNKDTSP, encoded by the coding sequence ATGGCTTTCATGCCACGGATTTTCCGGCGACGGCTGGCGGCGATTCTGGCGCTGATTCTGCTGCTGCTCGGCCTGATGCTGACTGTGACCCAATGGCTGCCGCGACTGGCCGGCATCTGGCTGCCCGCCGAAACCCGTATTGCGCTTTCAGGCGCGCCCCGCTGGCGCGATGGCGGCCTGTGGCTGCCGCAGATTCGCTATCTGGCCGCGGACTGCTCGCTGGCCACCGTCAAAGCGGTGTCGCTGGGCTGGCATCAGTCGCGCTGGAAACTCAACGCGGCAGAACTGACGCTGGACAGCGCCTGCCTGCAGAAACTGCCCGCCGGTGAACCGGGCGCAGCCGCCCCGAAAACCCTGGCCGAGTGGCAGGCGATGTTGCCTGGCGCCGACGTGCATCTGGGCAAAGTGACCGTTGCGCCGTGGCAGACCTACGCAGGCGCCCTGGATCTGACGCTGGAGAAAGATCGCCAGCAGCTCAGTTATCAGGGTGAGAACCTGCAGCTGGCGGCGACCCTGACCGGCCAGCAGCTGGCCATCACGCGCCTGAGGTTTACCCATCCCGCACTGCCCGAACCGATCACCCTCAGGGGCGACCTGACGCTGCCTGCCTTCGCGACTGACCTGCCGGTGCAGGGCGACGTGGCGGGGCAGCTCACGCTGGCCGCGCTGCCGCATCCCCTGCAGCTCACGCTTAACTGGCAGCAGCAGCAGGGTGAACTGCGTGTGGCGATGGCGGAACAGGAGAAGCCGCTGCTTCGCTTACCGTGGCAGATAAGCCGGGACAGAATTCAGATTGAGCGGGGCGAATATGTCTGGCCGCTGGAGACTCAGCCGCTGTCCGGCTTCGTTAACCTGACGCTGGACAACTGGCAGGCGGGCCTGGAGGGCAGCCAGATCACGGGCCGGATCAACCTGCTGACCCGGGGACGCGGCGGCAAGGGCAACGTGGTGCTCGGCGTGGGGCCGGGTAATCTCAGCCTGACGGACAGCAACCTGCCGTTTCAGATCACGGGGGAAAGCAAACTGGCCGCCCTGCAACTCTACGGATCGGTACCGGGCCGGCTCAGCGGCTCCCTGCTTGACCCTCAGCTGGTGCTGCAGCCCAAATCGCTGCTGCGTCTGAAGGGCAGGATCCTCTCCACGCTGGAGGTGGATGAGGCGCGCTGGCCGCTGGCGGGCGTGCGGCTCTCGTCGCAGGGGATCGATGGCCGCCTGCAGGCGATCCTCACCGCGCACGACGCCAGTTTTGGCCGTTTCCGGCTCCATCTTGATGGCCGTGCCACGGACTTCTGGCCCGATAAAGGCGAATGGAACTGGCGCTACTGGGGCGGCGGCGAGATGCTGCCCCTGCAGGCGCGCTGGGACGTGAAAGGCACCGGTGGCTGGCACGATACGCTGATCCATCTGGACACACTCTCCACCGGCTTTAACCATCTGGCCTACGGCAGTGTCAACGTGGCCTCTCCGCGTCTGACGCTTACGGAACCGGTTAACTGGCAGCGCGATGTAACGCAGCCCTCGTTTCAAGGGCACTTCCGCCTGCAGGCGGGCGAAACCCGTTTCAGCTATGGCGGTCGCCTGGCCGCCTCCACGCTCGACTTTGAGGCTAAAGGCCGCGACCCCGGCTATTTTCTCTGGCGGGGCGAGTTAAAGGCCGGTCGTGTGGGGCCGCTGCGCGTCAATGGCCGCTGGGATGGTGAGCGGCTGCGCGGACAGGCCTGGTGGCCCTCCCAGTCGCTGACGGTCTTTCAGCCGCTGCTCAGCCCCGACATGAAAATGCAGATACAGGACGGCAGGCTGCAGGCGCAGGTGGCATTTTCCGCCGCGCCGGGCCAGGGGTTCGAGGCTGGCGGCCACTGGACGGTCAGAGAGGGCAGCGTCTGGACGCCCGACAGCCAGGTTAACGGCATCGACTTCTCGCTGCCGTTCCGCTTCAGGGCCGATCACTGGCAGTTCGGCCAGCATGGCCCGGTGTCGCTGCGGATCGCGGAGATTAAAAACCAGTTCGCGATGCAGAACATACGCGCCGACCTGCAGGGCAACTGGCCGTGGTCCGAAGCGGCGCCGCTGACGCTGCAGGATGTGAGCCTGGATCTGCTGGGCGGCCAGATTACGCTGCCCGCGCTGCGAATGCCGCAGCATGAGCCAGCCAGGGTCTCGCTGCGTCAGATCAGCCTCAGCAAGCTGGTCACGGCGCTGAAGCCGAAGCAGTTTGCGATGTCGGGCAACGTCAACGGCGAGCTCCCGCTGTGGCTGAACAATCCGCGCTGGCTGGTGGAGAAAGGGTGGATCGCCAACAGCGGACCGCTGACCTTCCGGCTCGACAAGGATATGGCGGATGCCATTACCCGCAACAACGTTGCGACCGGCGCCGCGCTGGACTGGCTGCGTTACATGGAGATCTCCCGCAGCTGGGCCACAATCAATCTGGATAATCTCGGCGACCTCAGCATGGAGGCGCAGGTTCAGGGCGTCAGCCGCTTCAGCAACCGTCGTCAGACGGTCAACCTTAACTATCATCACCAGGAAAATCTGTTCCAGCTCTGGCGCAGCCTGCGCTTCGGCGATAATTTGCAATCCTGGCTAGAGCAACATGCGACGTTGCCATCGAACAAGGACACTTCACCATGA
- a CDS encoding YnbE family lipoprotein gives MSLKALLVMAAGLLSIGCVPRIEVTAPKDPITINMNVRIEHEIHIKVDKDVEALLKNQSGLF, from the coding sequence ATGAGCCTGAAGGCACTACTGGTTATGGCAGCCGGACTGCTGAGCATCGGCTGTGTGCCGCGCATTGAAGTCACGGCACCCAAAGATCCCATCACCATCAACATGAACGTCAGAATCGAGCACGAGATCCATATCAAAGTTGATAAGGATGTCGAAGCGTTACTGAAAAACCAGAGCGGTCTGTTCTGA
- a CDS encoding YdbL family protein, with protein sequence MKRISVALLLALTMAQPAWALTLDQARQSGRVGETLSGYLAARAQDPETLALVQRINAGRQQQYQRLADQNRLSVADVAGIAGQKLVSRAGAGEYVRGINGQWLRKETDSDISP encoded by the coding sequence ATGAAACGCATAAGCGTGGCGCTTTTACTCGCCCTGACGATGGCGCAGCCTGCCTGGGCGCTGACACTGGATCAGGCGCGGCAATCGGGTCGGGTGGGGGAAACGCTTTCCGGCTATCTGGCTGCGCGGGCGCAGGACCCTGAAACCCTGGCGCTGGTGCAGCGTATCAATGCCGGACGCCAGCAGCAGTATCAGCGTCTGGCGGATCAGAATCGTCTCTCCGTGGCGGATGTGGCAGGTATCGCCGGGCAGAAGCTGGTGAGCCGCGCGGGCGCGGGCGAATATGTCCGGGGCATCAACGGCCAGTGGCTGAGAAAAGAGACCGACAGCGACATATCGCCATAA
- a CDS encoding FMN-dependent NADH-azoreductase yields the protein MSKVLVLKSSILAGYSQSSQLADFYVEQAKAQGKEVTIRDLAANPIPVLDGELVGAMRPSDTPLSARQQDALNLSDELIAELQAHDEVVIAAPMYNFNIPTQLKNYFDLIARAGVTFRYTEAGPEGLVTGKKAVVISSRGGIHKDTPSDLLTPYVKLFLGFIGITDVEFVLAEGIAYGPEVASKATAEAKDAIAQIVTA from the coding sequence ATGAGCAAAGTTTTAGTTCTGAAATCAAGCATCCTTGCAGGTTACTCACAGTCAAGCCAGCTTGCTGACTTCTATGTTGAACAGGCTAAGGCGCAGGGTAAAGAAGTGACCATTCGTGACCTGGCCGCTAACCCGATTCCGGTTCTGGATGGTGAGTTAGTGGGTGCGATGCGTCCTTCCGATACGCCGCTGTCTGCCCGTCAGCAGGACGCGCTGAACCTCTCTGATGAACTGATTGCAGAACTGCAGGCACATGATGAAGTGGTGATTGCCGCGCCAATGTACAACTTCAATATCCCGACGCAGCTGAAAAACTACTTTGACCTGATCGCCCGTGCTGGCGTGACCTTCCGCTACACCGAAGCTGGCCCGGAAGGCCTGGTCACCGGCAAAAAGGCTGTGGTCATCTCCAGCCGTGGCGGCATCCACAAAGATACCCCGTCTGACCTGCTGACCCCTTACGTGAAGCTGTTCCTGGGCTTTATCGGCATCACCGACGTCGAGTTCGTGTTAGCTGAAGGCATCGCATACGGTCCGGAAGTGGCCAGCAAAGCGACCGCAGAAGCCAAAGACGCTATCGCGCAGATCGTGACGGCATAA
- the hrpA gene encoding ATP-dependent RNA helicase HrpA, whose product MSSPEISPLDALRAQLDGLMLRDRQRLQRRLQGARKVKNPEAQQGIAQELEQEFIAAAQRVAQRRAATPAITFPDNLPVSQKQQDIAEAIRDHQVVIVAGETGSGKTTQLPKICLALGRGVTGLIGHTQPRRLAARTVANRIADELGTSLGGCVGYKVRFNDQVSDLTQVKLMTDGILLAEIQQDRLLMQYDTIIIDEAHERSLNIDFLLGYLRELLPRRPDLKVIITSATIDPQRFSRHFNHAPVIEVSGRTYPVEVRYRPVVDEADDGDRDQLQAIFDAVDELGRESQGDILIFMSGEREIRDTADALNKRDLPHTEVLPLYARLSNAEQNRVFQSHSGRRIVLATNVAETSLTVPGIKYVIDPGTARISRYSFRTKVQRLPIEPISQASANQRKGRCGRVSDGICIRLYAEDDFLSRPAFTDPEILRTNLASVILQMTSLGLGDIAAFPFVEAPDKRNIQDGVRLLEELGALTLNEETGHYKLTGSGRHLSQLPVDPRLARMVLEAQKYGCVREVMIITAGLSIQDPRERPAEKKQASDEKHRRFADKDSDFMAYVNLWNYLAEQQKALSGNLFRRQCKSDFLNYLRVREWQDIYTQLRQVVRELGIPVNSEPAELQQVHCALLSGLLSHIGQKDSDKQEYTGARNTRFAIFPGSGLFKKPPKWTMVAELVETSRLWGRTAGRIEPEWIEPLAQHLIKRSYSEPHWEKSQGAVMASEKVTLYGLPIVAARKVNYGRIDPVLSRELFIRHALVEGDWQTRHAFFRANQKLRSEVEDLEHKSRRRDILVDDETLFAFYDQRIGKEVVSAKHFDSWWKLASRENAELLNFDRQMLMKEGANSVSQLDYPNFWHQGNLKLKLSYQFEPGADADGVTVHIPLPLLNQVEDAGFEWQIPGIRRELIIALIKSLPKPLRRHLVPAPNYAEAFLGRVTAMEMPLVDALAREFRRMTGVTLDREEWQWEQVPDHLKMTFRVVDEHNRKLLEGKDLTALKAQLKGKVQETLSKVADDGLEQSGLHIWSFGELPRSYEQKRGSYQVKAWPALVDEKESVAIRLFDSEQEQQKMMWRGQRRLLLLNVPSPVKYLHEKLPNKAKLGLYFNPYGKVLELIDDCIACGIDKLMAEAGGPAWDQASFEQLRDKVRGELNDTVVTIASQVEQILTAVFNINKRLKGRVDMTMALALSDIKAQMSGLVYRGFVTGNGWQRLADTLRYLHGIERRLEKLPADPHSDRARMLKVQAVEQAYQAWRNKLPPQRQDDEEVKNIRWMIEELRISYFAQQLGTPYPISDKRILQTMEQIAN is encoded by the coding sequence ATGTCATCTCCCGAAATCTCCCCACTGGACGCGCTCCGGGCACAGCTCGATGGCCTGATGCTGCGCGATCGTCAGCGTCTGCAGCGCCGTCTGCAGGGGGCCAGAAAAGTTAAAAATCCTGAGGCACAGCAGGGCATTGCGCAGGAGCTGGAGCAGGAATTTATCGCTGCCGCTCAGCGGGTGGCGCAGCGACGCGCCGCCACGCCAGCCATCACGTTTCCCGACAACCTGCCGGTCAGCCAGAAGCAGCAGGATATTGCTGAGGCGATTCGCGATCACCAGGTAGTGATAGTGGCCGGTGAAACCGGCTCTGGTAAAACCACGCAGCTGCCGAAAATCTGTCTGGCGCTGGGGCGCGGCGTCACCGGCCTGATCGGCCACACGCAGCCGCGTCGTCTGGCGGCGCGCACCGTGGCGAACCGCATTGCCGATGAGCTGGGCACCTCGCTGGGCGGCTGTGTCGGCTATAAAGTGCGCTTCAACGATCAGGTCAGCGATTTGACGCAGGTTAAGCTGATGACCGACGGTATCCTGCTGGCCGAAATCCAGCAGGACCGCCTGCTGATGCAGTATGACACCATCATCATCGATGAGGCGCATGAGCGCAGCCTGAACATCGATTTTCTGCTCGGCTATCTGCGTGAGCTGCTGCCACGCCGTCCCGATCTGAAAGTCATCATCACCTCCGCGACCATCGATCCGCAGCGTTTCTCGCGTCACTTTAACCATGCGCCGGTGATCGAAGTGTCGGGCCGGACCTATCCGGTCGAGGTGCGCTACCGGCCGGTGGTCGACGAGGCGGATGATGGCGATCGTGACCAGCTACAGGCAATTTTCGATGCGGTGGATGAGCTGGGGCGCGAGAGCCAGGGCGATATCCTGATCTTCATGAGCGGCGAACGCGAAATCCGCGACACCGCCGACGCGCTCAACAAGCGCGACCTGCCGCACACCGAGGTGCTGCCGCTCTATGCCCGCCTGTCGAACGCCGAACAGAATCGGGTGTTCCAGTCGCACAGCGGCCGCCGTATCGTGCTGGCGACCAACGTCGCCGAGACCTCGCTGACGGTGCCCGGCATCAAATATGTGATCGACCCCGGCACGGCCCGCATCAGCCGCTACAGTTTCCGTACCAAGGTGCAGCGCCTGCCGATTGAACCGATCTCTCAGGCCTCCGCCAACCAGCGAAAAGGGCGCTGTGGCCGTGTGTCCGACGGCATCTGTATCCGTCTCTACGCGGAAGATGACTTCCTGAGTCGCCCGGCGTTTACCGATCCGGAAATCCTGCGCACCAACCTGGCGTCGGTGATCCTGCAGATGACCTCGCTGGGGCTGGGCGATATCGCGGCCTTCCCGTTCGTGGAAGCGCCCGACAAGCGCAACATTCAGGACGGTGTCCGGCTGCTGGAGGAGCTGGGCGCGCTGACGCTTAACGAAGAGACCGGCCACTACAAACTCACCGGTTCCGGGCGCCATCTGTCGCAGCTGCCGGTCGACCCGCGGCTGGCCCGGATGGTGCTGGAAGCGCAGAAATATGGCTGTGTGCGCGAAGTGATGATCATCACCGCAGGCCTGTCGATTCAGGATCCGCGCGAGCGTCCGGCCGAGAAGAAGCAGGCTTCGGACGAGAAGCATCGCCGCTTTGCCGATAAAGATTCCGACTTCATGGCCTATGTGAACCTCTGGAACTATCTGGCGGAGCAGCAGAAGGCGCTGTCCGGCAATCTCTTCCGTCGTCAGTGCAAAAGTGACTTCCTGAACTACCTGCGCGTCAGGGAGTGGCAGGATATCTACACCCAGCTGCGTCAGGTGGTGCGAGAGCTGGGGATCCCGGTAAACAGCGAACCGGCCGAATTGCAGCAGGTGCACTGCGCGCTGCTGAGCGGGCTGCTGTCGCATATCGGCCAGAAAGACAGCGACAAGCAGGAGTATACCGGCGCGCGCAATACCCGTTTCGCCATCTTTCCCGGTTCCGGGCTCTTCAAGAAGCCGCCGAAGTGGACGATGGTCGCGGAGCTGGTGGAGACGAGCCGCCTGTGGGGCCGCACCGCAGGCCGGATCGAGCCGGAGTGGATCGAGCCGCTGGCGCAGCATCTGATCAAACGCAGCTACAGCGAGCCGCACTGGGAGAAATCGCAGGGCGCGGTGATGGCCTCCGAAAAGGTCACGCTCTACGGGCTGCCGATTGTGGCCGCGCGCAAGGTGAACTACGGCCGTATCGATCCGGTGCTGAGCCGCGAACTGTTTATCCGGCATGCGCTGGTGGAGGGCGACTGGCAGACCCGGCATGCCTTCTTCCGGGCTAACCAGAAGCTGCGCAGCGAAGTAGAGGATCTGGAGCATAAATCCCGTCGTCGCGACATTCTGGTCGACGATGAAACGCTGTTTGCCTTTTACGATCAGCGCATCGGCAAAGAGGTGGTGTCGGCGAAACATTTCGACAGCTGGTGGAAGCTGGCCAGCCGTGAAAATGCGGAGCTGCTGAACTTCGACAGACAGATGCTGATGAAAGAGGGCGCGAACAGCGTCAGCCAGCTCGACTATCCCAACTTCTGGCATCAGGGCAACCTGAAACTGAAGCTCAGCTATCAGTTCGAGCCGGGGGCCGATGCGGATGGCGTGACGGTGCATATTCCGCTGCCGCTGCTGAATCAGGTGGAGGACGCCGGTTTTGAGTGGCAGATCCCCGGCATCCGCCGTGAGCTGATTATCGCGCTGATCAAATCGCTGCCCAAACCGCTGCGCCGTCATCTGGTGCCGGCACCTAATTATGCAGAGGCGTTCCTGGGCAGGGTCACGGCGATGGAGATGCCGCTGGTCGATGCGCTGGCGCGCGAGTTCCGCCGCATGACCGGCGTCACGCTGGACCGCGAAGAGTGGCAGTGGGAACAGGTGCCCGATCATCTGAAAATGACCTTCCGGGTGGTGGACGAGCACAATCGCAAACTGCTGGAAGGCAAAGATCTCACTGCGCTCAAGGCACAGCTGAAAGGCAAAGTGCAGGAAACGCTGTCGAAAGTGGCCGACGATGGTCTGGAGCAGAGCGGGCTGCATATCTGGAGCTTTGGCGAGCTGCCCCGCAGCTACGAGCAGAAGCGCGGCAGTTACCAGGTGAAAGCCTGGCCGGCGCTGGTGGATGAGAAAGAGAGCGTGGCGATCCGCCTGTTTGACAGCGAGCAGGAACAGCAGAAGATGATGTGGCGCGGTCAGCGTCGCCTGCTGCTGCTGAATGTGCCGTCGCCGGTGAAATATCTGCACGAAAAGCTGCCTAACAAAGCCAAGCTCGGCCTCTACTTTAACCCCTATGGCAAAGTGCTGGAGCTGATCGACGACTGCATCGCCTGTGGCATCGACAAGCTGATGGCGGAAGCGGGCGGCCCGGCCTGGGATCAGGCCAGTTTTGAGCAACTGCGTGACAAAGTGCGCGGCGAACTCAATGACACCGTGGTCACCATCGCCAGTCAGGTCGAGCAGATCCTGACGGCCGTCTTCAACATCAACAAGCGTCTCAAGGGACGGGTCGATATGACGATGGCGCTGGCGCTCTCCGACATCAAGGCACAGATGAGTGGTCTGGTCTATCGCGGCTTTGTCACCGGAAACGGCTGGCAGCGGCTGGCCGATACGCTGCGTTATCTGCACGGCATCGAGCGCCGTCTGGAGAAACTGCCGGCCGACCCGCACAGCGATCGTGCCCGCATGTTAAAAGTGCAGGCGGTGGAGCAGGCGTATCAGGCGTGGCGGAATAAACTGCCGCCGCAGCGTCAGGATGATGAAGAGGTGAAGAACATCCGCTGGATGATTGAGGAGCTGCGCATCAGCTACTTTGCTCAGCAGCTGGGCACACCTTATCCCATCTCCGATAAACGGATCCTGCAGACGATGGAGCAGATTGCGAACTGA
- a CDS encoding trypsin-like serine peptidase, producing the protein MRLATLLMVGLFSFATTVHADDDDDSPTPAEIKMLFFGKDHRQAITDITAAPWDAIGQLETESGNLCTATLISPHLALTAGHCLLAPPGKFDKPVALRFMASDKGWRYELHDIDARVEPSLASKLKADGEGWIVPSSAAPYDYGIVILRNPPSAITPIPLFDGSRSDLTAALKLTGRKVTQAGYPADHLDTLYSHSNCLITGWAQRAVLSHQCDTLPGDSGSPLLLNSDNGWQLIAVQSSAPAAKDRYLADNRAIAVTSFKDKLESLAQ; encoded by the coding sequence ATGCGCCTGGCTACCCTGTTAATGGTTGGACTTTTCAGCTTTGCCACTACTGTTCATGCCGATGATGACGATGACTCACCGACGCCTGCCGAGATTAAAATGCTCTTCTTCGGCAAGGACCATCGTCAGGCTATCACCGACATTACCGCAGCACCCTGGGATGCGATTGGTCAGCTGGAGACTGAAAGCGGCAACCTCTGCACCGCAACGCTTATCTCTCCGCATCTGGCGCTGACGGCCGGACACTGCCTGCTCGCCCCGCCGGGTAAATTTGATAAGCCAGTGGCGCTCCGTTTTATGGCCAGCGACAAAGGCTGGCGCTACGAGCTGCATGATATCGACGCGCGGGTTGAACCCTCGCTGGCATCAAAATTAAAGGCGGATGGTGAAGGCTGGATCGTGCCGAGCAGTGCGGCACCCTATGATTACGGCATTGTGATACTGCGCAATCCGCCGTCAGCGATTACGCCAATCCCCCTGTTCGACGGTTCACGCAGCGATCTCACGGCCGCGCTGAAACTGACCGGCCGCAAAGTGACCCAGGCGGGATATCCGGCCGATCATCTCGATACGCTTTACTCCCACAGTAACTGCCTGATCACCGGCTGGGCCCAGCGCGCCGTGCTCTCCCATCAGTGCGATACGCTGCCGGGCGACAGCGGTTCTCCGCTGCTGCTGAACAGCGACAATGGCTGGCAGTTAATTGCGGTGCAGAGTTCGGCTCCGGCCGCAAAGGATCGCTACCTGGCGGACAACCGCGCGATTGCGGTCACCTCGTTCAAAGACAAGCTGGAATCGCTCGCGCAATAA
- the asr gene encoding acid resistance repetitive basic protein Asr encodes MKKLFALVVAAAMGMSSVAFAADTTAAPAAAAPAATTTTTTAAAPAKTVHKTAHKKHHKAAQKAQAAKKHHKKAVKKDAAQKAQAAKKVHHKKAAAQKAQAAKKVHHKKATQPAAQKAQAAKKVHHKKAAAQKAQAAKKMHHKKAVKPAQKAQAAKKMHHKKVVKSAAKN; translated from the coding sequence ATGAAAAAATTATTTGCACTGGTTGTCGCCGCTGCTATGGGTATGTCTTCTGTTGCTTTCGCTGCTGACACCACAGCTGCGCCAGCTGCTGCTGCGCCAGCCGCAACAACCACCACGACTACCGCTGCTGCACCGGCTAAAACCGTTCACAAAACTGCGCACAAGAAACACCATAAAGCTGCACAGAAAGCCCAGGCTGCTAAGAAACACCACAAAAAAGCAGTGAAGAAAGATGCAGCGCAGAAAGCGCAGGCTGCTAAGAAAGTTCACCACAAGAAAGCGGCTGCACAGAAAGCGCAGGCTGCTAAAAAAGTTCACCACAAGAAAGCCACTCAGCCAGCCGCTCAGAAAGCCCAGGCTGCTAAAAAAGTGCACCACAAAAAAGCAGCTGCACAGAAAGCCCAGGCTGCTAAAAAAATGCACCACAAAAAAGCAGTAAAACCTGCTCAGAAAGCGCAGGCTGCTAAAAAGATGCACCACAAAAAAGTTGTGAAATCAGCTGCTAAAAACTAA